The genomic DNA CCGACGTGTTCGTGCCGGCCATGCAAAAGCCCAAGGGCCTGGCGCGCCTCAACGACATCGTCGGGCGCTGGATTGCCCGCACCCGCGACATCGAGGCCGAAACCGGCTGCATCTACATGGCGGGCGCCTTCGAATACGACGACCGCGAAGGCGAGCTGCGCGACCTGCTGTTCGGCGAGATCACGCGCTGGCGCGCCGCGCTGCGCCGCACGGTGCTCCAGGCGGTGGAAACCGGCGAGCTGCGGCCCGACACCGACCCGGCGCAGCTGGTCAGCGAACTGAACGGCCTCATCATGGGCCTGCTGCACGACGCGCGCTTCCTGCGCGACCCCCAAGCCGCCGATCGCGCCACGCAGACCTGGCAGCGGCTTCTTTCGAGCTACCGCGCCTGAGCCACGGCACAGGCCATTTCGTTCCGTCTTTCTTTGTCTTAATTTCGCACGATCGTGCGATAAAAGGAAAAACACCATGCTGATCATCGCCCTCTGTCTTGCCGTCTATGTGGTCGCCATCGGCGCCGACGCCACCCGCGATGCGCTGCGCAGCCTGCCGCGCAGCAATGAGGACTGGGTCTGGTACTGAACGACCGTACGCAGGAGCCCATTGCATGACGAGCACCACCACCTCCGCGGCCACGCACGCCGCGCAGTCGAACTACTACCGCCCGGGCCGCCTGATGCGCGCCTTGCGCTTCGGCCTGACCGCCTCGCAGCGCCTGTGGCCCGCGCTGGGCGTGCGTGCGGCCTACCGCGTGTTCGGCACGCCGCTGCCGCCCAAGTGGCTCTACCGCGGCCAGGGGCCCGGGGCCGGCTGGCGGCGCGAGGCCTGGGCTTTCGAAAACGCCGGCCTCGGCCTCTATCACCTGGCTGCGCAGGACTTCGGTGCGGAATCGGCGCCCGTCGTGCTGCTGGTGCACGGCTGGGGCGGGCATGCGGGGCAGATGCTGGCGCTCGCGCAGGCGCTGGCCGATGCGGGCCTGCGGCCGGTGCTGCTCGAACTGCCGGCCCATGGCCGCAGCGCGGGCACGACGAGCAACTCGCCGCAGTTCGCGCGCGCCATCGCGTATGTGGTTGCCAGGCTCGCGGCCGACGGCCATGCGCTGCGCGCGGTGGCTGCCCATTCGCTGGGAGCCAACGCGCTGGCGCTGGCGGCCGCGCAGGGCCTGCAGGCCGAGCGGATGGTGCTGCTCGCGCCGCCGGCGTCGCCGCGCGAATACACGCGCTATTTCGCGCACACCTTCGGGCTCAGCGAGGCGACGCGCCAGGCCATGCAGCGGCGGTTCGAGGCGCGCGAAGGCATCCTGATGGCGCAACTGGAGCCGGCGGCCGTCGGTCCGCGCATCGCGCAGCCGACGCTGATCGTGCATGACCGCGACGACCGGGTGAACCGCTTTGCGGATGCCGAGGCCTATCGAGACGCGATCAGTGGAGCGCGGCTGGTGGCCACGCAGGGACTGGGGCATCGCCGCATCCTCAAGGAGGAGGACGTGGTCCGCCAGGTGGTGCGCTTCGTGGCGCAGCCCTGAGCGGTGGGCGGGCGTGGGGGGCAATGCCGCCCGCGCCGCGTTCTTTCTATTTCAGCGCGCCGGCGAGGGTGCCGGGTCGGGCAGCTCGATCTTGATGTCGAGCACTTCGAGGTCGTCCTGTTTTTCCAGGTGAACCTTGATGTCATCGGCATTGATCTTCACGTACTTGGAGATCACCGCCATCAGCTCGCGCTGCAGGTCGGGCAGGTAGTCGGGGCGCTTCTTGCCGCTGAGGCTGGACCGCTCGTGCGCGAGGATGATCTGCAGCCGCTCCTTGGCGACGCTGGCCGTCTTCTTCTTTTCGCCGAGCAGGAACGAGAAAAAGGACATGGCCTACTTGCCTCCGAAAATTCGCTTGAAGAAGCCCGGCTTTTCGGCGTCGACGAAGCGCATCGGGCGGTCCTCGCCCAGGAAGCGCGCCACCACGTCGCTGTAGGCCTTGGCCACGTCGGTTTCCTTGTCGTGGATGGCGGGCACGCCCTGGTTGGAGGCCTGCAGCACGCTCTCCGACTCGGGAATGACGCCGATCAGCTTGATGCGCAGGATGTCCTGGATGTCCTCCAGAGAGAGCATCTGGCCGCCGGCCACGCGGTTGGGGTTGTAGCGGGTGATCAGCAGGTGCTCCTTGATGGGGTCGCCGCCTTCCTTCGCCCGCTTGGTCTTGCTGCTGAGCATGCCCAGGATGCGGTCGGAGTCGCGCACCGAGGATACCTCGGGGTTGGTCACCACGAGCGCCTCGTCGGCAAAGTGCATGGCCATCATCGCGCCGGTCTCGATGCCGGCGGGCGAATCGCAGACGATGTAGTCGAAGTCCATCGCGGCCAGGTCGGTCAGCACCTTTTCGACGCCCTCCTGCGTGAGCGCTTCCTTGTCGCGCGTCTGCGAGGCCGCGAGCACGAACAGGTTGTCGCACTGCTTGTCCTTGATGAGCGCCTGGCTCAGGTTGGCCTCGCCCTGGATCACGTTGATCAGGTCGTACACCACGCGGCGTTCGCAGCCCATGATGAGGTCGAGGTTGCGCAGGCCCACGTCGAAGTCGATCACCGCCGTCTTCTTGCCTGCGAGCGCGAGGCCCGACGCGAAGCTGGCGCTCGTCGTGGTCTTGCCGACGCCGCCCTTGCCTGAGGTCACCACCACAATTTTGGCCATGGCCATTCCTTCTTGTTTCGATTCGGTTGTTGGTTGTCGGATGCGGCGCGGCCCGTCAGGGAATCGCGTCGATCATTAGCTTCTTGCCATCGAGGCGTATCTGGGCCGGCTTGCCGAGCACCGGGTCGGGCAGCGGCACCTCGTTGGTGCGGTAGATGCCCGCGATGGCCACGAGCTGCGCTTCCATGCAGGTCGAGAAGATGCGCGCCTCGGTGTTGCCGCGCGCGCCGGCAATGGCCTTGCCCCGCAGCGGCGCGTAGACGTGCACGTTGCCGTCGGCGATGACTTCGGCGCCGAAGCTCACCACCGCGGTCACCACCACGTCGCCGCCGCGGGCGTAGACCTGCTGGCCCGAACGCAGCGGCTTGTCGATCAGCAGGGTGCCGTTGGCCGGCACCGGCACTTCGCGCACGATCTGCGGTGCCTCGCTCGCGGGCGCCGGCGAAGCGGCCGGCGGTGCCGGGGAGCGCGGCGCGGGTGCCACCGGCATGGCCGTGAGCGACAGGCCGGCGGCGCGCGCCGCCGCATTCTGGGCGTTGTTGCCCCCGCGCACCGCAATCGGCTGCGTCTGGTGGCGCGCCAGCAGGCCGCGCAGCGCCGCGAAGTCGAGCGCCGGGGGTTCCTCGCCGCCTTCCTCGTCCGGCTGCAGCTGCGAGAGGTCGATGACCACCGGCTCCTGCTCGAAGAAATCGGGCGAGTCGGCCAGCTGCGCGTCGAGGGCCTCGGCCAGCACGGCCAGGTCGGCCGTCTTGAGGATCACTGCGATCAGCGGCAGCGTGGCGCTCTTGAATTCGAAAACCGCCTTGGTGCGCGCGGCGGAGACATCGGCCATTGGAAAACGTCGGTGCGAAAAGCGTTGAAGTCTAACGGGCGCGGGCTTCGGGCCAGTGACCGGGGCCCGCTTCAAGCACCTCGGACAACATTTCTTGCACGAGGTTTCACTTTGCAGAGCCTCAGGCGTTGCGCGTCCGGCCCAGAAGCGCGTAGAGGATGATGGCCCCGAAAGTCGCGGTGCCGATGCCGCCCAATGCGAAGTCGCCGAACTTCAGCGTGAAGTCGCCGGTGCCGATGATCAGCGTGATGGCGGCCACGATCAGGTTCTTGTTCTGCGAGAAGTCGACCTTGTTGTCGACCCAGATCTTGGCGCCCGCAATGGCGATGAGGCCGAACACCACGATGCTCACGCCGCCCATCACCGGCAGCGGAATGGC from Variovorax sp. V93 includes the following:
- the minD gene encoding septum site-determining protein MinD produces the protein MAKIVVVTSGKGGVGKTTTSASFASGLALAGKKTAVIDFDVGLRNLDLIMGCERRVVYDLINVIQGEANLSQALIKDKQCDNLFVLAASQTRDKEALTQEGVEKVLTDLAAMDFDYIVCDSPAGIETGAMMAMHFADEALVVTNPEVSSVRDSDRILGMLSSKTKRAKEGGDPIKEHLLITRYNPNRVAGGQMLSLEDIQDILRIKLIGVIPESESVLQASNQGVPAIHDKETDVAKAYSDVVARFLGEDRPMRFVDAEKPGFFKRIFGGK
- the minE gene encoding cell division topological specificity factor MinE gives rise to the protein MSFFSFLLGEKKKTASVAKERLQIILAHERSSLSGKKRPDYLPDLQRELMAVISKYVKINADDIKVHLEKQDDLEVLDIKIELPDPAPSPAR
- the minC gene encoding septum site-determining protein MinC, encoding MADVSAARTKAVFEFKSATLPLIAVILKTADLAVLAEALDAQLADSPDFFEQEPVVIDLSQLQPDEEGGEEPPALDFAALRGLLARHQTQPIAVRGGNNAQNAAARAAGLSLTAMPVAPAPRSPAPPAASPAPASEAPQIVREVPVPANGTLLIDKPLRSGQQVYARGGDVVVTAVVSFGAEVIADGNVHVYAPLRGKAIAGARGNTEARIFSTCMEAQLVAIAGIYRTNEVPLPDPVLGKPAQIRLDGKKLMIDAIP
- a CDS encoding TetR/AcrR family transcriptional regulator → MDAKTQKSELTRAAIVGAAMDLALAEGLEAITLQAVASRLALSKSGVFSRVGSREALQKAVIEEYGRRFLADVFVPAMQKPKGLARLNDIVGRWIARTRDIEAETGCIYMAGAFEYDDREGELRDLLFGEITRWRAALRRTVLQAVETGELRPDTDPAQLVSELNGLIMGLLHDARFLRDPQAADRATQTWQRLLSSYRA
- a CDS encoding alpha/beta fold hydrolase, which translates into the protein MTSTTTSAATHAAQSNYYRPGRLMRALRFGLTASQRLWPALGVRAAYRVFGTPLPPKWLYRGQGPGAGWRREAWAFENAGLGLYHLAAQDFGAESAPVVLLVHGWGGHAGQMLALAQALADAGLRPVLLELPAHGRSAGTTSNSPQFARAIAYVVARLAADGHALRAVAAHSLGANALALAAAQGLQAERMVLLAPPASPREYTRYFAHTFGLSEATRQAMQRRFEAREGILMAQLEPAAVGPRIAQPTLIVHDRDDRVNRFADAEAYRDAISGARLVATQGLGHRRILKEEDVVRQVVRFVAQP